gagtagtggggtggggatcatgaatcatgttaccatggaaaaatattctaaattttaaaagtctttccaaTAACATCTGATATAAATCATggtggaaaaaaggaaagaagttgaTGGATCACCTGAGTTTTAAAACATAGATTGTTAGGAaacagggaagaaggaggaggaaaataatgattttttaaaatggataatttttaaatgcattatttcattcagtagaaaaaataattgaacataACCTAATTATTACCATTGTGATTGTTATAATTCCTGTCTCTCAATCCCACTTCAGTTGAGCTACAATTTGGATCCCTTTACCCCACTCCACCCCACCAAGCAGGATCTCAAAAATGACCTATAGTTTGTGTGGTCATTCAGAAGGAGAAGAAAGCTGTATCTTAGATACAAAAATTTCTAATTATGCTTTAGGAAGTGAGTAAGTTTAGCCTGGAAGAGAGAAAACTTTGGGCCATGATTATTATGTTCAAGATTTTAAAGGACAGTTAACTAGGAAAGGTTTAGATTTCTCCTCTTGGTTCCCCCACAGAGCAAAACTTTGATGGATGGAAGTTTTTGAAAGGTACAGGTAGgcttgaataaattaaaatacccCAATAATTAGAGCTAGCAAAAATGGAATGGCCTGCTTAGGAATTGgttgcttttctctctttctcctccctgcaGAAATTTTCAGGCAAAAACTGGATGACTATCAGGTGCATAATAAAGAGGATTTTTACTTAACCAATAGGTTGGACTAGACATCCTCAGTCCATTTCAATTTAGCTTGTATGATACCGTGGGTCCCTTGTATTTTAGAGGATTGTCAGTTTAGATGTGGAAGGCACCTTTGAAGAAATCAAGTCTAACCCACAgcatagatgagaaaatttagaCCTAGAGATCTAGTAATTTGCCCAATAATGCACAAGTAGAAAGTGACAGAACTACAATTTGAACCTATGATGTTTTTTCATTGTAGCACTGCCTCCTCAAATCTTTTACATCTCCATATCTTTCCTtaattctatgaaattatttcacataaaaatgttaatttcctTCCATCCTCTGCTTCATACATTGGGAGCTTTTCCTCCTCATTCCACCTTCATGAAAAGGAAATGATCTTGGcactttcaaatatattttgcatgattacacTTGTTTTAAAGGAGCTGGAGAGGACAAATTAATGAGTATTGATTTATGAGAGAAAGATAGTTTAAATAATGTGTACAAAGAACTTTGTTAACCTAAAGACTCtccatataaaaaaattaaacccttacagtctgccttagaatcagtactaagtatcatttctaaggcagaagagcagtaagggttaggcaattgagattaagtaatttgctcagggtcactcaagCTAGGAGGTGCCTAAaatcatatttgaatttaggacctcccatctccaggccactTCATTGTCCCGGAtccatataaatgttaactattattgttaTACTAGAGATGTTTTCTTAGATTTGCTAAATGTTGTTCATACCCATGAGACATCCTGGTAGCTCTAAAGTTTTCCTGTTACCTAGTTCTGGATCATCTAGAGAAGGCAGttttgtggcacagtggatagaatgctgagtctagagtcaagagtatctgagttcagatctagccctcagatacttacaattatgtgaccttgaacaagttcacttaatctgtttgcctcagttcccttatctgtaaaatgaggtcaaaATATACCTTTCAGTAtttttgtgaggttcaaatgctAAATTAAGtcaggcacttagcacagtgtctggcacatagtaaatgctatatattagttattattgttattcagtcaaatagttattaaatattcaGATCTCTATGATTCCCTCTAATTTGATATTTTGTTATCAGTTTTGTAAGCAGAAGTAGGAAATAAATTACCTGCCCTTAAGGGGCTTACAATTCTATGTTGAAAATCAGGCTtactgaaaaaatgaataaatttgttaCTATCTTGTTAAAGTTAAtatgccttaaaaaataaatatgtagcaAGTGTGGCAGGAACTTATCTGGGGTATAGCAGATTTTAACCAATTATTTTGGTAAACACATCCTAAACTCATCTAGAACTTGATTTAGTTGATATATAACTTCTAAATTGGGTAAGGAGAATACAAGTACAAAATAACATGATTTGTTACTGAACATAACTTGGCACTGAAATTGATTCTAGAGGTGAAATTGAATTTTCAGGAAGTTTTAGAGGGATAAAGATAATGTCAGGAAATTAAGgatattgtaatttttttaacaaagtcGTCAAGAAAGGTGTTTTCCCCCTAAATATTAAGTATGAATactcattttttgcttttataaattGATACATTTATTGATAATTGTAAAATtcataatagaaaaatataaagaaaaatcatattGAGGGCATGCATTAATTAGAATAAAAGATTAGATAAGATATAACTAACaagtttcattaattttttttattttgtttttgtttttgttttttaaacccttaacttctgtgttttgaatcattggtggaagagtggtaagggtgggcaatggaggtcaagtgacttgcccaaggtcacacagctgggaagtgtctgaggtcagatttgaacctaggacctcccgtctctaggcctggctctcaatccacggagctacccagctgccccagtttcattaatttttaacacTTGACTATCTAAAAAGCACTTTCACACCTTATCTAATTCCTTTCTCACAACCACCCAGTAAGGAAAATATTGACAACCTATATCTTAGCAGGGGATATTGAacctcagaaaagttaagtgacacATAAGGCTTCTTTCCTACTAGGTGACTGAGCTAAAGCTTGAAACTaagttcacagaatcatagatgtaaagctggaaggaaccttagtggTTAGAAGAGGTTAGAACCCCTTGTTTTATGGATCAGAAAAATGAAACACAGTCATAAAGTGACTTAGAAAAGCTCATGAAGCTAATAAATGCTGGGACTGAAATATAAAGATAGTTTCTCTTACTCCAAATCTTACCAATGCTGTATGATTTTTTTCAGGCTTTAAAGCTAGTTTTCTTCCTGCTGTATCATGTTTATTGTTGAATTGTTTGGTGTTTACTTAAGTGCTAGAAGAAAGGTGTAATGAgagtttacctttttttaaacaaataaaaattacctttatttctcaaataaaacTCTCATTTTcataacctcttttttttttcttcataggaCTCCAGGATGGATTATATGCAATTTCCAAAGCTGTTGCAAACTCTAAACAGTTGGATGTAAATGTGACTTCCTTTAGGGCGGTTGAGTTTCCTCCATTCCCTATGCCAGATGCCAAATCCCGGTAGGTTAGGTAATTTTTATGAGTTTAGAGGAGGATTAGCATTAAGGAAATATACGCAACAGGAGTCAAGACATTCAGTTCTAGAGATATGGTACTGAAATTGTCCTAGAACTTAAATTGAATTTTCAGCTGGTTTTTAAACGttaaagatgatatctgtaaattaaggatattgtttttttttaacaaagtagATAAGAAAGGAAGTCTTTAATGGATTCTACATTATCTATAGTAGACTTCAAATCATGTTATTTCATAATTGTATTCTCCTTACCTGATTTAGCAGTTATAAACCAACTAAAGAAAATACTAGCTGAGCTTAGCATgtgattataaaaaataattagttaaaatagacTGCTACCAGTGAAAAGATAAAATGACCACACTAGTTGAATGGGTAACAGTAAACTAACAGAAACTCGGGGGAATAGGGAAATAGGTTGGGAATGAATGAGACAACACCAGTACTGCTGCACAGCTTTTTAGGGAGAGGTAACACAATGTAACTTAGCTGGGGAAACAAACAGTAACTGAAAACCAATACAGCCAGGAGGAACAGTTTAAACTCATTGGGTTCTTGATGACTGGGAAGGAGACTACCAGGAAGTTCTTTTAAAAGGTTTGTTTGATGTTTTGGCAAGGATAGGAGAGGAGGGAGTAGGTTAACTAAAATCTTAGTCTAAGACCAACTGACAACAGAATGTTAGCTTGGGATTGGCTATACTACACTAACTACAAGACAGCCAGCACTGACAGAGCTGTAGAGAGAAAGGAGATTTTGGGAATCTCACAAAGTACGTCCAAGATGAAATCCAATGTAATTAGCACACAACAACACTTCTGACATAGCAAGTTAATCCAAAGAGGGTTAGGGAGTAAAAGGCTTCCCATTTGTGGTCCACCAACAACAGGACAGCACCCAACTCTATGTAGCTCTTGATTGAAGCTCAAACCCCTCTTCTGAGATCCCAAAATTAGTCTACAACCAAGCAGTTGAACAGATTCCACCTCTACCAACACACTCTCAGGCAAAACTTTGCCAGCTGCTCAGTCTCTGGGAACAAGCCTTTCTGAACATTCTGAGTTAGAATGTTCATACCCTCAGCCACATTTTAACTTGGTCTGTCTGCTTACTATCATAAGtctatatataatttgtaaattaaCTGTAACACCAGGCACCTCCTCTCTGAAGATGCTATATTCCAGATAAGCTCCTGCCACACCTTAGCTCCACTCAGCATAACTTCAActgaatttgtgtttttaaatgttGGGATTAAGGGCATTTTATGTTACTTCCCAGAGAACATTTTGTGAAGCTTGccagaaatgaaaaatgctagTTACAATTCTGGAGTATCAACATAataaaagccaagaaaaaatagaaactggggttaaattataaatatgaatagtgGTCATTATCAATCATCATGGCCCTATTCTCATCTTTTCAATTAGGTTCATATTGAATTGATATTACTATCAATATTATTGTTATAGAACAATAGTCACTAAGGTCTATTAATCACAATCTTGTTTTAATCTTACCCTGGACATTGGCTTGGGATCTGAAACCTTCCGTATAAAGATTTAGACCAGCTGACTCTAAAGTCCAGTCCACTGACCCAATTCATTATTTGTTCAATGTCCTGCTCACTggacaaaagaaatgaaagctgagACAAGACATACTACCTGACTACTGTTACCCAAATGATTAACTGAAAAACATTTCTGTATTTGATGGTGTCCTCTTTGGTAATAACCTTTCAGtctttgaattcatgtcttctggCCCCTTTTGGTTACAAttctgaggaagaaattaaagatacAACTTAGGCCAAAGGCTTGATTGTTTTCTTGTTTAGTAGTTAGCTGACTGACTCATAGAGTTACCTTAAATACTAGAGAGGAAGCTAGCAATGAAGTACCAGAATTTAATGATAATCAGAAGTTAAGGTGCACAAAAGGGGTCCCTCAAAGAGCTATGGAATTTCCTTATGTGTAAGTCAATTGCCATTCATCTTTTCTGAGATAGTTTTGTAGTTACCAAACTGGAACCAAAACAAAAGATCACAGCACAGCTAGGGATATTTGAATTAGAAAATATATcccaatataaatataaatatctacaGTATGGTAGATAACGACTTCATTGATGTTATCCTCTCTGTAAGTTCTTCTATAATGACAAACTTCCTGCCCAAGATTTACATATAGGTCATctaattctaattattataatagtttgGTTTAAGTCttgttctttctacttcttctCTATTTTAATGCAATGGAATATGTAGATTGGGATatagagaattagaaaatattatatgtGACTATGCAAAAGATCTGTGGTTTCATCAATGTGGGGAATTTTTGGCATGTGAACTCTCTCCATTAATATAAATCCTACCAAAAGTTTACATAGTGAATGGCAAAGACAGAACCTGATAAGACTTCAAATTCTAAAAATAGGTTATTATCTATGATATGGTAAGTACTAATTAATTTTCATGAAACAAGTATAAGAATAAATGGATTTATGTTAAAGCAGAAAGGATTTAGATTAGTTGTAAGAAGAAATTTACTGATAATCAGAATTTTTGAAGTACTCCAAAGGGATATCACAGAGAATTGTGGAATTAAATTAACTTGTAAATCAACTAAACAATTTGCTAGCCTTTCATTACTCTTGCCTAAAATGGTCATATCAAGGAAATGGACAGAATGAATTCTAATTCTCTGATTGAATTCCATCTAACATTCCACATTTTCCTTTAGTGTGATGTCTTCTCCTCAACTGTCTTACCTGAGTGTTGCTGAGGCTGATCTCCTAAATAGGACTTGGTCCAGGGGAGGAAATGAACAGTGTCACCGGTACCTTGCCAACCTCATTTACTGCTTTCCTAGTGTGTGTGTCCGAGATGAAAATGGTAAACCAGTTTCTTGGGGTATCACAGACCAGTTTGCTACAATGATTCATGGTTACACCTTGCCTGAGCACCGAAGGAAAGGCTATAGTCGACTGGTAGCTGTGACATTGGCTAGGAAACTCCAAAGCCGGGGATTCCCGAGTCAAGGCAATGTCCTAGATGATAACACAGCATCAATAACTCTTCTCAAAAGCCTTAATGCTTCATTTTTGCCCTGTCGCTTTCATAGACTTATCCTCACTCCTAGAAATTACTCTGTGTAGGCATATCCATAGTTTACTATAACCCTGTAATTTCAGGATtgacactctttttttttttttttactttctctgtcAATCCGATACTTCCTTATGTGCCAGGGAATAAGGAATTGAAAGGGAGCTTTGAGAATTCCAATATTATCTGGAAGAGATATGATGAGTCAGATTGGGGAGACCATGATTTTATTCTCCAAAGGCTCCTTTGAAAGTTACTACAGAGGCAGTGAGGTGGAtggagtaccaggtctggagatggggagTTCTTGATTTaaatctatatgaccctgggcaagtcacttaatctccaatACCTGGccttcaccattcttctgccttggaactgatatttagtattgattctaagaaagaaggtaaaggtttaataaaaaaaaaaaaaaaggaaattactaCAGGGTCAGGGATTACCAGAAAATGACTCTGTCTGCCATACTTTGATACTCATCTCAGATGATTCCATGTTCCACAGTTTCATGGATGGACTAACATGAAAGCCAGCAGCCCTTACTCAGCATATATGACAGAAGTTTATGTCTCAAGATATAAGACTTGGCACAGAACTATTTCACTATAGCTCAACTGCTATAGTCCAGGCTACTGACTCCTCTCTAAAAACCCCAAGCTCCTATGTTAACTTCCATTATTTTCTGTTCCCATTACTTTTGACTCAGGATCTCTATGTATTAGCCCtttactttccttttccctttaccTTCATTAAGACTCACTCTTCTGTTTCCAGAAGCTAGGTGACCTCACTAAATAGAATGCTAGATATGGAAATGAGGAGATCTAAGATAAGATTTAGCCTGAGATATAGCCTCAGATATAgtagtgggcaagtcacttaacttctgcctgtctcaatttcctcaactataaaatggggataataatacctgcctcataggatttttgtgaggatcaaatgagatatttgttaatcACTTAGCAAAGAGCCTACCAtgtagaaggcacttaataagtgctattccccttctctcccttctcttagaTATTCCCCATCCCTTACATAATCTACACCCTTTGGGTAACAAGAGAATGGTGTGAACTATTTAAATACTAGGCAGTGGATGTTGCTGTTATGGTTTATAAACCAATCGGTATGCATCTTAtgacttctctccctccttccacctAGCTCCCCCCACTCTCCACTGGGcaaatccaaaggaagaaagctaTCTGATTTAAGGCAATGTTTGTAGCTGTCCTTGGTCCTAGATACAAGGAATTGAAAGCCATAGATTATAATGGGAAATGTGGCAGAATCAGACATCTGAGAACCACTGCTTCTAAATCTCtctgaatctttattttttttaaaaatatatttctcaaggggcagctgggtgactcagtggattgagagccaagcctagagataggaggtcctaggttcaaatctagactcagacacttcctagctgggtgaccctgggcaagtcacttaactcccatcacctagtccttaccactcttctgtcttagaaccaatacatagtatcctACTGAGTAAGAACTGTGACTTTGTGTATTTTACCCATGAGTAGGGATCAAGGAatgaatttgattattttaagaaggagaaacaaaactaaaaatatatatgatgagTTTGATTGGGAGACTTTATTGAAAGCCACTATGATTTAATAGCAGTAGTTCTGCTGGTATCTGTGACATTCTAAGTTTTTTAGCCCACATCCTAGTTTAAATCAAAGttgtatttaaataaaatgggatgtggattcaaatgaaaaaactaaggtccagaaaaattaggtgacttgcctaagattcACATAGGTAGTAAAGTAACAGAGTGGAAATTGAAAAGAGCTTTGACTTTGAAGTCAGAGAGCTTCAGGTAAAGTTTATCCTCTGATGTTTACTGCTTTTGGACCtgtgtcaagtcacttaaactttttggacctcaattttctcattggtaaaatcaAGGTGTTGTACTAGATGATTTTTGGGCACCCTTCCTACTCTGGATTAATAAACTGAAGAACCCAGACTTTATGACTCCCAATCTGGTGCTCTTACACTGAGCAATACTGCTTTCCTTACAGACAAATATTTGAGAGGTTGTATATGAAGTACATCCTATTAAGAAATATGTACTATGTATATCTGGAGTATGGTCCCTGTTTATTAAAAGAACATATTCATAAAggcaatttatataatataatggaTAGGAAATAGTTATGACTATATTGATATAAAAATTCTTGGATAAAGAAGCTCCTTCTGCTTATGCAAGCCAACACCTTCTTTAAATATAAGTCTTAAATATCCCTGGAGCCCTGAAAGGTGCCATAATTTACCCCATATCACATAATGCATTCAGGAAAAGATGTTCATAGTCAGTATGTTTCAGAGGttgaacttgaacccaagttttcctagTTCTAATGTCACCACCCTATTCACTGCATTATTCTGCCTTTCATAtaatttgctgttgttgtttagtcatttcaattgcGAACAACTCTACATGGTCCTATTTGGGGATtatttggcagagatactagagcagtttgccatttctttctccagctcatttttcagatgatgaactgaggcaaatggggttaagtaacttgtttagagtaaaacagaaattagtgtctgaggtcagatttgaactctggaagagatattttctgactccaggcccaacactctatttATAGCATCACCTAGCTGGCCCCACATATAATTTTAGAagtcattaaattaaaaacaattatactGTGAAGTGACCTTAAAAATTAACCCTCTTAAATGACCAATGGTAAATGGACCCAGAAAGTTTGAATGAATTTCTCAAAATCAAATAACATATTTATGGCATAAAAGGCACTTGAACTAGCCCTCCTCACTATCAGGATAACATTCTTTAACTTTTCCTCCTTCTTGCTATTTTTGCCTTACTGGGTTTCTGAATGTTTATCTATGTTTACCTCAAAAGAGATGCACCTATAAGAATGCCTTACACAAAATAAAttcttgataaatatttcttaaatttaacaaTAAAGGTACAAATTCACATGCTGTCTGAGTATTCATTTCTGATTTAAAGCAGCTATAGATAAAATTATTATCAATATATAAAAAGATTGACTCAGCTATAAAGATTAATACATGGGGTCTCATATTAGCTTGTAGAGGTGCCAAATTTCCCTGGCATTTGAAAGTTATGATAACCTGAGTATCTCAAGTGGGAAATATAGCCCAGTACCAGGAGGAACCTTTGAAGAACACAGAAAGTAAGTTTGGAAAAGATAGACAATTCAATTTTAATTAGGAATATGAGTTATCAGTTCTAAAAGAGAAATGTCTAGAAATCATAGGACTCTATGATTAATATGATCCTCTCTGTTTGGCTGAATGTAAGCTCATTAGGGGCTTTTGttccaaaataatataaattccttgagggtggGAGCCATTTTTCATTATCCCTAGTGTGTAGTTCGGAATCTTGTACTTGGTAGACCTGTAATTAAAGgcttaatttaattatttcatgATGTAccctctaaatatttttaactgTTATAAAACATAAGATTCACACAAAAACTATGAAATAATTAGGATTAATAAagtcaaagaagaggaaaatgggaaagtAGCCAGTGTTCATTGATCATTTCAACTCAACCAACAGGAAGATAGTAAAGGTGAGACCACCTAGGGAGCAtagggaaaagttaaaaaaaatctttctagaaAGGGAGTCTATCTTGGGAACAATATATGAGAGCCcagcagaaagaaaataatagaagttagaatcagaagaaatattagagataatttagttcaatccagtcattttatagattaaattaCTTTCATGCTCATCCAGAGTAATTGTATAGCATCTTCCttggtgtttctttttttatttgtttgtttgttttctgttttattttttcaattagcaatcatttattttctctccctcccatctccactcccacatttggaagaataaagaaaagaaaattttttgtCCTGTATTcccaaaaaaaattccaaactcCTTTACATGACATAAAAAATTAAGGAATCTAAAATACTCCCTGACATTGTTAAGAAAGGATGGTTAGGAGAAATTTAGAAATACGGGAAGATATATACAAACTGATGAAGAATTGGtcagaaacaaaagaacaaagtgattataacaatgtaaatgaagaaaatgacccAAAGAAGGATGAACTAACAGACTAATGCTCACAGAGCAAATGAAGAAGCACAGGTTACTTCTCATGCTGAAAGAGCAAGGGGTCATGGCTATCACAGCAGgatgcattctctctctctttttctctctttcatctatctatctatctatgtatctatctatgtatctatctatctatttatgtgtctgtctgtctgtctgtctgtttatctatctatctatctagtcggCTTGATGTGGTTTTGCTTAAGTGATTTTCTATGTCAGAAGAGAAGATTCTAGTTTAGtgggatcttttatttttttttttagagctaactgatgtaaagacaaaaggcatcaataaaaaatatattatcaagATTGTCTGTCAGATGCAACTGTGGGGGGGTGTCTGTTTTAAAATCTTCATGTAAGTTGGGGCATGAAGGGCAAGGAGAAGAGGACAGGGAAAGTTTAAAAAGTCTCCTCTCACTCAAGTCCCAGGTCTATTGTGCTTCAATATAGCTTAAGTCTCAAGCATTTTCACAACTGACTTTCCCTAAAATAACCCTTGGTTTCTACTATAGGAGACATATttagttttttaacttttattctaATCTGATCCTTCTCTAatgatataaaaaacaacaacaaacaacaacaacaacaacttgatTATCTGTAAAtggtttgtggtttttttttaatttggagctTCTTTTCCtctgtaaggattaaattaggagttttgacaaaataagagagcagcttttaataatttaagttttaatgagaatatagtagggtggtaaattaatattatccctttaagccagagaaaagaaaacttctagtagcttttaacaattaacaatttagtttaattaaaatagagacaataaaataatatagtaaattgaatatagtaaaggagagaaatataggaaagaggtagagaaagaaaatttcctaatgttatcttataactacctataattactatctaaaactgcctatatctacctataataaCATCAACCTCACAAAGTTCCAACTCAATCCAGCTCAataaaaaccaacccaatcagtgtttaatccaatcAAATTAGTTCTGTCAATGAATACCAGCTACCTCCCAAATCTGAAAATGTTAAAAAgctctctaaaggctaaagccaaaaagccctctcagtaagctcaggcccacctttatattctagcaactaaatgccaaccaccaacccaacacactcccagcagccaacttctcTGCAATTGTCAGCCCTAACTATCAGCAACAGAGAGACTGACCAAGTCATGCTGGTCTCTTTTTATAACCTTCTTCTACCCCACTTCCTGTCTCTGTggttcttccttcctgtctttatggtttctccttcctgtcactgtgggctggttaatccctacacatctctatggtaaaaggacctccagattccctgttaaattaaaaaaataaataaaaattccttttttatacTTCCATTTAATCAAAAAATACAATTGGACACACTGTAAAATGAGTCTGACATTGTGATGACATTTTGGTACTCTTCAAGTATGAAAGACAATAGCCAgccaatcaaccaaccaacctcAGTGTTAGAATATGCAATGCATTCCAGAGGACACATAGACCATTGCTGGTAAAGCAATGCAGCAGATACTAGAATTAGGGTATAATTTAGTTAATGGAAACAAACTGTCATTACCCACAATTATTACATTTGGCAATATCCATAATAGTTATCCAGTGTTCCCTCTGAATTTTCTTGATCAGGATGGAACTTTTGTTGGATACTTTTCACAGAATATTTACTGTGGATCTTTTCAGCATGAAAATTTCCCGGGTTTGTTCTGGGAGACCTGGTGATAGACCAACTTTGAATTAATCTGAAaagatttctttctattttgcacatttaatttttttcagaaatgaattaaatttagaaaagaaattattgattCAGTTATTAATATAAATTGAAACCATCCATTTTAAAAGCattaggggaaaaataataactatttgAATGTTAATATAATCAATTGTATTAAACATGATGAATCTGTTATTTTcatcttacattttatttatatcatctaCTCCACTTAAGCACTTTATTTTATTGACCTCTCAGATGTTCATTATTAACAACTAGTACCTATCCTTAGTAATTATATCCTGAATAATTATCCTTGGATAAGGTCTCAATTATATTTACTTACTGAACTGAAAAGTCTTTTGAAATCTAGACCCATATCTACTGTTTGGGGGAAGATTTTAGAAGGAACAAATTTTGTATCAGTCCTAACCTAAATAGTGTACTTGCAACATGGAGTGGGTTATAAAGGTGAGTTGAGTTAGCTCTGAAAAATTCAACAATTTCCCAGTTAATTAATGAGAATTTGATAAGTATTTGCTTTGTtccagacattgtactaagcaATGAGCctcccaaacaaacaaacaaaccaaaataaaCAAGTTAATAAACAAAAAACAGCCCCAGCTCTCAAGAAGAA
The window above is part of the Gracilinanus agilis isolate LMUSP501 chromosome 4, AgileGrace, whole genome shotgun sequence genome. Proteins encoded here:
- the GLYATL3 gene encoding glycine N-acyltransferase-like protein 3 encodes the protein MILLNCSTKLHMLEQMLKSNFPESLKVYGAVMNMNRGNPFQKEVVVDSWPDFKTVITRRKKQAMTDDLDHYTNAYAVFYKDSRAYRKLLEEPDVINWEQVFQIQGLQDGLYAISKAVANSKQLDVNVTSFRAVEFPPFPMPDAKSRVMSSPQLSYLSVAEADLLNRTWSRGGNEQCHRYLANLIYCFPSVCVRDENGKPVSWGITDQFATMIHGYTLPEHRRKGYSRLVAVTLARKLQSRGFPSQGNVLDDNTASITLLKSLNASFLPCRFHRLILTPRNYSV